ATTACTCAAATGAAGAATCAGGGGGGCATCATTCATCCTGACCTGAATGAGTATGTCAAAAACTGGGGCAAAGAATATATGATCAGCCAGAGGCGAAGGTTATGGATGCCATGCTTTGGCCCCAAAACAAGAACTCCCGGCTTTGTTACCACCAGGCCGGGAATAGGCCGATTTCCCCAGCTGACTCGAAGCGGCAGCTGTTCAAGCTGGTATGAATGGTGGGCTTACAATTACTTTCCTGTTCTCGCCATGCGCATGCCCACCCAGGCTCAAAGATTTTACTCAATAGTCTTTGCCTGCATGAAAAAGCAGGGTTTGATCCAGGATATCTTTCAAGACGGCCATCATATCTACGGCCTGGAACCGGCTTCTTTGCTCATTTCCAGTCAGGTCATGCAGTTTAAATGCAAAATCTGCGGGCACAGCATATCTGGTGCTGAGGCTGATTCATTGATCTGGGACGGAATGCTCTGCCTGCGCCGGGGATGCCGGGGCACTTATGAATCTGCCGGGACAGGACCGGATTATTACGGACGCCTTTACAGCCTTGGCAGAATCACCAGACTGGTGGCCAGAGAACACACAGGCCTTCTGGAAAGAGATGTACGCGAGGACCTGGAGAGAAAATTCAAGACCCCGGACGAGCATAGAAAACCCTGGTACCCCAATCTGCTCTCCAGCACACCCACGCTGGAAATGGGCATTGATATCGGTGATTTGTCCACCACCCTGCAATGCTCTGTTCCTCCAAATCAAGCCAACTATATTCAAAGGATCGGACGCAGCGGCCGTAAGGACGGCAATGGCCTGAACCTGACTGTTGCTGCGGGAAAGGCCCACGATTTATACTTTTTTGCTGAACCCCTTGAAATGATCGCCGGGGATATCCATCCACCTGGCATATTTCTGAATGCTTCGGCCGTACTTGAACGACAATTAACAGCCTTTTGTCTTGACCGCTGGGTGCTTGCTTATCCAGGGGCTGATCCAATGCCCCGACTGCTGGGCACAGTTCTGGATACTTTTCAGCGTCAGGACAAATCAATTTTCCCCCATAACCTTATGGATTTTGTCCAGGCTAGACTTGATGAGTTAACTGCAGATTTTTTACAGCTTTTTGATCAGGAGCTTAGCCAGGACTCCACGGATCATCTGAAACAGTTCGCCCTTGGAGACAATAACAATAACCCTGGATTTATATACCGCATTGTGCAGAGGCTTTATGAACTGCAAAGAGAAAGAAAATCCCTGAAGTTAAGGGTGGACCGCCTTTACAGAGAGATAAAACGCAAGGCAAACAGCCCGGTTAAAGACAAAAATCATGAGCAGGAAATGGAAAGCCTGCGTCAGGAGAGGTCCGGACTCATGGCCCTTATCCGAAACATAAACTCCAAAAACACCTTGAATTTTCTCACTGACGAGGGTTTGCTCCCCAACTATGCCTTTCCTGAACAGGGCATTCTATTGCAGTCCATCATCTATCGCAAAAGAATGATCAGACAGAACAGTCAGGGAAAATACGAGACCCTTAATTTTGAGTATGAAAGACCGGCTGCCAGCGGACTCAGGGAGCTGGCCCCTGGAAACCGGTTTTACGCAGAGGGACGCCGGGTGGAAGTTGATCAGGTTGATCTTTCAGTAGCTGATGTTGAAACCTGGAGGCTTTGTTCCAATTGTCCCCACGCGGAACCAGAAGCTACAGTCAAAAGCAGGTCCATGTGTCCAAGATGCGGCAGTCCCTTATGGTCTGACCAGGGCCGGAAGCAGGAACTTATACGCATTCGTCAGGTCATGGCCAATGCTCCAGACTGGGAAACCAGGATTGCTGACGATTCAGATGAAAGAAACCCGGCTTTTTATACAACCCAGCTGCTTGTTGATGTCGACGATTCAAGTATCCATGACGCTTTTCAGATAGATAACCCTGAATGTCCTTTTGGTTTTGAGTTTATTTCCAAAGCCCTGTTCAGGGATATAAATTTTGGCCCCATGGTTGGGAACGGTCAGACTCTGCAGGTAGCAGGGGAAGATCTGGAAAGGACAGGTTTTGTACTTTGCAGACGCTGCGGAAAGGTTCAGAAACCTGATGGACGGATCAAGCATGCCTTTGGGTGTCCGGCCAGAGAAAAAGACGATGACGCCAATTTTGTTCAGAGCGTTTTTTTGTACAGGGAATTTACCTCCGAAGCCGTAAAAATTCTGGTTCCTGTGTCAGGATATGAAATATCGAGACTGAGGATGGATTCTTTTGTGGCTGCCCTGCAGCTGGGACTCAAACATCATTTTGGCGGTTCAGCCTATGCTATTCAGCATTTGCAGACCACTCTCAGCCAGGAACCGGTACCGGACTCAAATCTGCGCAAACAATATATTGTTTTGTACGATACAGTTCCTGGAGGTACGGGTTTTTTAAAGCAGCTCATGCGCTCGGAAAACATGCTCAAAGTGCTTTCAAAGGCTCTGGAAGTGCTCATCAATTGTTCCTGCCAGAAAGATCCGGACAAGGACGGCTGTTATAATTGTCTTCTGGCTTACCGCCACAGCCATCTCATGCCTACTACGTCAAGAAATACAGCAGTAAATATTCTTAAAAACATACTCGCGCATGCTCATAACCTGAGACAGGTTCCAGATCTAAGAGGTATCCGTGTGGAAGGTCTTGGCGAGAGTGAGCTGGAAGCATTATTTCTGGAAGGTTTGGCTAAGCTCACTAAACAAGCCTATACTGTTGATCTGCGCAAGGAAGTTGTTCGAGGTAAACCTGGAAGCTTTCTTCGCCTCAATGGGCAGGTCTATGAAATCGAACCTCAGGTTGAGATGGGAACAGGCAGGGGAATAATCATTCCAAGCCGGGCTGATTTTATTATCCGGCCGGCCAGAAGCAGACAGGCCGGGAAACCTGTGGTGGTTTTCACTGACGGTTTTACATTCCATCGCAAACGGATTGGTCAGGATACTGCTCAGCGCATGGCCATCCTGCAAAGCAAAAACTTTTACGTCTGGAGCCTGTCCTGGAAAGATGTTTACAGCCAGATCAAGAACAGCGGAAATAAAATTGCTGATCTGCTGCACCCCGGGGAGAGCATAATGGGACAACAGCAATTTTCCAGTCTGTTAGACAAGTTGAGCCTGGAAGGCAGCAGAGACCGACATCTCAGGGACAACTTTGGTTTGCTGGCGGATTATCTGTCTAAGCCGGAAGACGTGAACATGCAAAACTATGCCCTGGCACAGGCCTTGAGCCTTTTGGATCTGCAGGTTTACAAGGATGCAAGCCGCAGAAAAGACTGGCTTAAAGATTTGAGCCGGGTCTGCCCGGATTATCTGTTTCAAGATATTTCAGCTGACTTTGATCAGATGTTACTTGGAAAA
The window above is part of the Desulfonatronovibrio magnus genome. Proteins encoded here:
- a CDS encoding DEAD/DEAH box helicase; translated protein: MIPSILSRQIHHGLKDFLSTTFLSTNPFFHGMLDRFLNRDGSLCKGPYISLQLPFLQGKSDEFFPEIPLGYTPYQHQEQAFARLSGPELRGTIIATGTGSGKTECFTQPILEYCRINSDKPGVKAILIYPMNALAFDQAGRLATAIWNTPSLRGQVTAGLYVGQGSSDPCPVMRRESIITDKEILRQSPPHILLTNYKMLDYLLLRAGDAVIWESNAPETLRFIVVDELHTFDGAQGTDLACLLRRLKSRLKTPEDCLCPVGTSATLGGDQTQKQLLNYAQKIFGQSFDADAVITESRQSADDFLRGELISLIDIPGVEQKKALNQEEYANPLEFLQAQIQLWTGMNILPDPDDNDWRIKLGHVLKGHVFVHNLLRVVGGQVRSMNHIISELGGKASPQLKAGGEEYAHLLISSILACISAARSLDNGVLKPFIHVRVQHWFRELRRMVCSVNSSPELVFADDLTEEQRSGHLPLLHCRECGQTGWIGKLPIHGSNVQTELKDIYIDFFRKKPSQRLISMFPEEEGSKSASFPGFRMCICPSCLQLGRKPRGPCNGCGQKDVIPVLVPELPGKHCPSCGAHNSLTLLGSRAASLTSVMIGQLMASRYNTDSKCITFSDNVQDAAHRAGFFGARTFRFTFRAALQQFIQEQAKEMPLDEAARQMPEYWRNNMDSETFAATFLPPNMTWFQDVDHLEKHDRLPQNSDLCSLISRRMSFEIASEYGFGCRIGRTLEKSGASVAGPRPSVLNKALDLMREALPNEIEELRGISLDFLPAFILGLITQMKNQGGIIHPDLNEYVKNWGKEYMISQRRRLWMPCFGPKTRTPGFVTTRPGIGRFPQLTRSGSCSSWYEWWAYNYFPVLAMRMPTQAQRFYSIVFACMKKQGLIQDIFQDGHHIYGLEPASLLISSQVMQFKCKICGHSISGAEADSLIWDGMLCLRRGCRGTYESAGTGPDYYGRLYSLGRITRLVAREHTGLLERDVREDLERKFKTPDEHRKPWYPNLLSSTPTLEMGIDIGDLSTTLQCSVPPNQANYIQRIGRSGRKDGNGLNLTVAAGKAHDLYFFAEPLEMIAGDIHPPGIFLNASAVLERQLTAFCLDRWVLAYPGADPMPRLLGTVLDTFQRQDKSIFPHNLMDFVQARLDELTADFLQLFDQELSQDSTDHLKQFALGDNNNNPGFIYRIVQRLYELQRERKSLKLRVDRLYREIKRKANSPVKDKNHEQEMESLRQERSGLMALIRNINSKNTLNFLTDEGLLPNYAFPEQGILLQSIIYRKRMIRQNSQGKYETLNFEYERPAASGLRELAPGNRFYAEGRRVEVDQVDLSVADVETWRLCSNCPHAEPEATVKSRSMCPRCGSPLWSDQGRKQELIRIRQVMANAPDWETRIADDSDERNPAFYTTQLLVDVDDSSIHDAFQIDNPECPFGFEFISKALFRDINFGPMVGNGQTLQVAGEDLERTGFVLCRRCGKVQKPDGRIKHAFGCPAREKDDDANFVQSVFLYREFTSEAVKILVPVSGYEISRLRMDSFVAALQLGLKHHFGGSAYAIQHLQTTLSQEPVPDSNLRKQYIVLYDTVPGGTGFLKQLMRSENMLKVLSKALEVLINCSCQKDPDKDGCYNCLLAYRHSHLMPTTSRNTAVNILKNILAHAHNLRQVPDLRGIRVEGLGESELEALFLEGLAKLTKQAYTVDLRKEVVRGKPGSFLRLNGQVYEIEPQVEMGTGRGIIIPSRADFIIRPARSRQAGKPVVVFTDGFTFHRKRIGQDTAQRMAILQSKNFYVWSLSWKDVYSQIKNSGNKIADLLHPGESIMGQQQFSSLLDKLSLEGSRDRHLRDNFGLLADYLSKPEDVNMQNYALAQALSLLDLQVYKDASRRKDWLKDLSRVCPDYLFQDISADFDQMLLGKLNTGPIEMFIAAQTEALKRCDAQGLRIVCCLDDEQTALEQEDFERSWINYLRLMNIFQFLPGSFFVTRTGLRQGMYLNLKTQDPESDPLVIHTAGPDDKDHAWQEVFELADPAGHKLLRDLRSKKITPPDVGFELVVNNSVAAQAEFAWPKDKSAYFFKTQQSDAAFFQENGWQVHIIE